TTTGGCTAGCCAGAAAATTGGCCATTGTTTTGCTTGCCCATGAGTTAGAACTTTGGCCCAAAAAATGAAATAGAGTTGGCTAAGGGGCATTGGTATGCCAAATAGTTAGCAGCCATCCAAACAAAGACCAAATTGTTTGGTCATGACCTAAAAATTGGCGTGGTCCATATTGGCTGCAATCCAAACATATCCTAATTTCCAATTCCTCTGGGCATACTATTAGCATCAATATCTCATGGTGAAAATTGTGTCAGTACACAAGGATAGTTTCCTGACTTGTGCCCTGCTAATACATTTTGCTGGGTACTTGTCAATTAATTTTCCATGTTTGGCTgtcatcttttcttttgtaccCCTGCAGAATACACCTTTTGAAAGCAAAAGAACTAGCGGTGAAATTGGTTGTAATTGCCAATCCAAATCCAACAGCTATACACTCCGGCTTTTGAATCCAAGCACAAAATGTGGTAATAGGGTTTTGAGCACTGTCTTCCTACGGAATCCGCTCGTTTTCACCCCTACAGAACTGTTGTGTTTAGGTTAATTGTCATGTCCTTCAAAGTCTTTTTAGATTGCTGACAAACTAATACCTAATGAATACCCTTCTTAGATATGCTTCATGTAGAAATAAAGACCACCGCTATATGTGGACTACTTGGTGTCGTGGATTCTCTGTCTGATTTAAAGTCACTGCCATGACGcacatcatcattttttttggatgCGACTTATCATATCATGATTAATAGTACGCCACATATCAGCTGCACTCAATATTTTGGATTTCCGTTAGATCAGATCTTTCGCTTTGACAAATTCGGACCTATCGACTCTACTTCATGTGAACAAGTAAAGAAGTAAGACGAGGAAGTGGAGCTGTCTTAGAAGCAGTAGCTTCCCCTGACAAGATACACTACAACAGTAGTGACCATGAATAAAAAAGGCCCTAGTTTAACGAGTTTGCTGCTTTTCCCAGGCAGGACAGGTGACTATTTGTTGATTGATCTTGatcttgtttgtttggtgtgtgtTCAGTTTAGTGCGATACAAAGTAGAAACTACAACTAGATCAAAACAGAACGGCCGCCCACTATAGAAGCTATACTTGTTTCAAAACTCTAACTGAACCCTTGCCTGGAACTGAGACTTTGCTTCTTGTTTCAGGAAGCGCTTATTCAGCATGATAAATGACCAGTCCACTGTGCTTGAGTCATTGTCTGAACGGAAGCATGGGAGGGATAATAAATCTGGTGGCGATAACAGTGGCAAATCCCGACACTCAGCGAAGGTGCCATTTTAATAttcctattttctttctcatgTCAAAACATTATCCAGTTGTTTTCCTACAAACTGAAACCTAACTTCGTTATGCAGCGAGCAAATAATGATGTCCAGACAAAGAACCCAAGGCCAGTGGCTGTTGATGTCGCCTACGAAGATGACGATGAACACAGCGAAACCCTTTGCGGAACCTGCAGCGGTCGCTACAATGCAAGCGAGTTCTGGATCGGGTGCGACATTTGTGAGCGGTGGTTCCATGGCAAGTGTGTGAGGATAACTCCGGCAAAAGCGGAGCATATAAAGCACTACAAGTGCCCTGATTGCAGCTCCAAGAAAAGCAGGCAATAAAAACCATGGAAGGTGCTGCCTCCCTGTTGCTGACTCAGCTGATCAATGAAACAATACTCTTCTCCTCTAGTCCCGGTTTCCAGCAGATGTGAGTTGCTTGTAGACATTATGCGCTGTTGTGTTAGATGTTGGAAAGACATACAGAAATAGTTGGTTTTATAAACTGGTCAATTGCTCTTGTGGTTGTTCCTTGAGATACGAACGACTGTGCATTGTAGTGTTAATTTAGAAGAAATTTGTCCATGCCATCTTGTTTTGGTATGTAAattcgtttttttcttttatttggtATATCTGTATTGACTGCGTTGTGTTAGTGCTTCGAGTCGAGGAGTTTCCAGCCGAATTAGTCTTACTCGTTTCGTTCTCAAGTCCCTTTTAAGGAATTTCCAGCGAAATTGGTTTATTTTTTACGTGAGATGTTCTGTAGGTGTCTTCTTATTGGATGACATGAATACATTGCTGGTCCAGGTATGGGTTGATTGAGCAGAATTGCATGTTAACCCAGATCAAAACCTGGGTTTAACTTGTCATGGCTCTTCCAAGTTCTAAGACGGAGCATCCTTTGAGTAGCAGTCAACCTACCAGTTGGCGGTAAGGTGCCAATGAGAGCGTGAAGGTGTGTTTGCTCAACCAGAAACAAATTTTCAAACAAATTTTTCGTCTCACCCGGGTCAGTGTCACCCGTCGCGGTCGTGAGGGGAGCATTGCGTGCTTTGTGCAGCAAAACCTCCTCTCCGAATCCTCATCTCAATTCTTTCGTTGACTTCAATTATATACCCCGTTTGGCGTTTGCCTTTGGTCGCGTTTCTTGGCTCGGATCGTCGTCCTCGATCGGTTCGAGTCACGATGAGTGGCGGCGAGCTCCGTCGGGGAGCGCTTGAGGAGAGCCTGCTGCTGACGGGGAGGACGCAGTGGGACAAGACATACCTGGACGTGCTGGGCGTGTGCTGCTCGGCGGAGGTCGCGCTCGTGGAGAGGCTCCtctcgccgctcgccggcgtGAGGACGGTGTCCGTCGTCGTCCCCTCCAGGACCGTTGTCGTCCAGcacgaccccgccgccgtctcccagTCCCACATCGGTACTAAAACTCCCTCTTTTACTTTCAAGCCTAAACCAACAAAATTCTAACGTTGCTGTGAACTGGCGCTTTGCGCCGGCCGGCAGTGAAGGTTCTGAACGGGGCAGGCCTGGAGGCGTCGGTGCGAGCCTATGGGAGCAGCGGGATCATCAGCCGGTGGCCCAGCCCGTACATCCTCGCCTccggcgtcctcctcctggcGTCCTCCCTGAGCTGGCTCCTCCCTGATCCCCTGCATCATCTGCAGTGGCTGGCCCTGGCCGCGGCCTtcgtcggcgctcccccgATGCTGCTCCGGGGCTTCGCGGCCGCCAGCAGGCTCACGCTGGACATCAACGTCCTGATGctcatcgccgtcgccggcgccgccgctctcggGGACTACACTGAGGCCGGCGccatcgtcttcctcttcACCACCGCCGAATGGCTCGAGACCCTGGCTTGCACCAAGGTAATCAAGAACGAGCCTCTTCCAGAACTCCAGGTCTTCAGAAACTTTTGATTGGACGGAATCCTATGTTGACCTTAATTTGCGTGGTCAGGCTAGCGCCGGCATGTCGTCGTTGATGAGCATGATCCCGCCAAAGGCAGTGCTCGCGGAGACGGGTCAGGTGGTCAACGTGAGCGACATCGGTGTaggcgccgtcgtcgccgtcagGGCCGGCGAGGTGGTCCCGGTCGACGGCGTGGTGGTGGACGGGCAGAGCGAGGTCGACGAGAGGAGCCTCACCGGGGAGTCCTACCCGGTGCCCAAGCAGCCGCAGTCCGAGGTCTGGGCCGGCACCCTCAATTTGGATGGTAATCTCAAAGTGGATTCCCAGACCACagtagtactccgtaacaTTTTGCACACAAAATTCTCAAGGCCAAGGCAACCATGTTCTTGATCTGGTCCCTTTCTTGCAGGCTACATTGCCGTGAGGACAAGTGCTCTTGCGGAGAACTCGACGGTGGCCAGGATGGAGAAGCTGGTGGAAGAGGCCCAGAACAGCAGGTCCAAGACGCAGCGGCTTATCGATTCCTGCGCGAAATACTACACGCCAGCCGTGGTGGTCATGGGGGCAGGGgtggcgctgccgccgctgctgctgggaGCAGGGGACCCGGAGCGGTGGTTCAGGCTGTCCCTGGTGCTGCTGGTGAGCGCGTGCCCGTGCGCGCTGGTGCTGTCGACGCCCGTGGCCACCTTCTGCGCGCTCCTCACGGCGGCCAGGATGGGTGTCCTAATCAAGGGAGGGGACGTCCTCGAGTCCCTGGGGGAGATCACGGCCGTCGCCTTCGACAAGACCGGCACCATCACCAGAGGCGAGTTCAGCATCGCCGCGTTCCATGTGGTCGCGGACAAGGTTCAGATCACCCACCTTCTTTACTGGTAAATATGTTCACTTCCACTTTCACCCCTGAAACTCATGTGTGTGAAGTGAAATGATGATTTCTTGTTGCAGGGTGTCAAGCATCGAGAGCAAATCGAGCCATCCAATGGCGGCTGCACTTGTGGAGTACGCGCGGTCCAAATCTATCCAGCCAAAGCCGGAGAATGTCGCCGAGTTTCGCGTGATTCCCGGAGAGGGCGTCTATGGAGAGATCCATGGAAGGCACATCTACATCGGAAACAAGAGGGCGGCCCTGGCAAGGGGATCGTGTCACACAGGTGAACACTTGCTGCTTGAAAAATGATGTTTTGTTTCAGAAGAAACTGACTCAACTGAACTCAACTTTGTGTCGACGTTGACAGTTCCAGAGAAAAAGGACGGTGATCTGAAAGGCGTGTCCGTGGGATACGTGATCTGCGACGGGGACCTCGTCGGGGCGTTCTCCCTCTCGGACGATTGCCGGACCGGAGCGGCAGAAGCGATTCAGGAACTAACAGCCATGGGCATCAAATCCGTAATGCTCACGGGAGACAGCGCGGAAGCCGCGGCGCACGCGCAGGAGCAGCTCGGGGGCGCGCTCGAGGAGCTCCACTGGGATCTCTTCCCGGAGGACAAGGtgcggctcgtcgccgccctgaaggcgagggcggggccgacGATGATGGTCGGCGACGGGATGAACGACGCCCCGGCGCTGGCCATGGCGGACGTGGGCGTGTCCATGGGCGTCTCGGgctccgcggccgccatggAGACCAGCCACGCGACGCTCATGTCCAGCGACGTGCTCAGGGTGCCCGAGGCCGTCAggctcgggcggcgcgcgcgccggACCATCGCCGTGAATCTGGTGGCCTCGGTGGGGATCAAGGCCGCCGTGTTAGTGCTCGCGGTCGCCTGGACCCCGGCGCTCTGGGCGGCGGTGCTCGCTGATGTCGGGACGTGCCTGCTCGTCGTGCTCAATAGCATGCGGCTGCTGGGGGAGGGGAACAGAGGGGGAggtgggaagaagaagaaggaggaggcttGCCGTGCCACGGCGAGATCGCTGGAGATGAGAAGGGCTCAGCTGCTGCTCAACGCCGATGATGCGTCCAACGCTGCTAGTACTACGGTTGTTGTTGAGAGACcaggtggtggcggtgggagAGAGAAATGCCATTGCTGTCACAGGGAAAACGAGTCTCCTGAGAGTTCGGTTGCCATCGACATTATTCGAGTCGACGAGCGTCCGGAGGAAGTGAGGAAGATTGCGGCGTGTGCGCCTGCGAAAGGCGGAGCGGACGCCTGATGttgcggcagcagcagcaaggctACTGGATGCGGCACTTTGGTCAGGCCTATTTCATCGACCCGCGCATCATCGCTACGATGTTGTTCCGGCCAAATAGACAGCTAAGAAATTGTACACCAAAATGGCGCCCGTTGATGGTAGGGTGAAAGTGATAGCCCCCCGATAGACATCCTTCTAGTGTTTAAAATGATGTATTTTTCAGACAGACATTTTTTAGTCATAAATTCATACACACAAATCAGACAAAACTGCTCCCTTAAGCAAGCGAATCCACGACACAATAGGAAATAAGGTACAAAAGTACAGAGTAATGCATTAAGTAAAATGGTGACAATAAGTCGAGAATCGACCCACAAGCAGGTTGTATCCCTTTTTACCCTTTGTGAGGTGACTCAAAATACTTGCAACATGCACATGTGTTTTGACCTTTTATGTCACCAGGCTGATTACACAAGTCAAATCGCTCCAACTAACATCGTTCTATCCTTTGAGATTGGTCAAACATTTGAATCatgcttttttatttttctgagaGAAAAAACGGTCGACTCCGTCATTCGATTAGATAGGAAGAAATAACTGTACAAAGGGCCCTAAGAAAGGGACCTTGGGAAGAGGAGGTGAGACAAAATAAACGAAAAAGCATGCAATAAAGCCTAATCTTCCGGGTCCGAAGAGCACGCCCGGGATCTGCCTTGGATCTCCTCCCAAATCAAATGAGCCACGTCAAGAGTAGGGAGAGCTCTCCCTCCAAAGATCCTCCTATTCCGCTCCTTCCAAATACCCCACCAAACATAGATGAAGTGTCCACTCTTattgcgttttttttttcttctgaaggccaaagatgagggaaTCCCAGTGATCATTGATGGATCTGGACTGGACGTGGTGTCGATGATCGGCGTGGCTTGGCTCCATCTCTGTATGACGCTAAGAACATCGGAGGTGAAGTTGCAATCCCTACAGATGTGGAGGACAGTCTTCAGGTGGATCCTACAGAGCTAACGGATCGGATTGTGAGTCCAACCCCAGATCGCCAAGTTGTGCGCAGTGAGGATTTTCCCGTGGACCAAAGTCCAAGCAAAGAAGTTGCACTTGGGCTCCCTCTGCGCCTTCGTAATCTTGCCAACGGAGAAAGCAGGGAAAGAGCATTGGAATTGGGCCCTGtaggaggccgccgccgtatAGACCCGCAGTTGTCCATCTCCACGTGATGCGGTCGTTCTGGGAAGTGAGATGGATCGTGTGAATGCAATCCCAAAGTTGCTATTTTATTTTCACTAAATCGGTTTGGGTGAAAACTAGGAATTGTTGCATTGTTTTTCTCTGTGAACTGCTTTTGGTTATTTGAATTGCAAACTCTCATAAACACGTTTTAGATCTTTTAAGCACATTTGTGATTGGATTGACGCTCCAGTTGGTAAGTCTTACTGACATTCTTTGGTTGCATGTCTGTTGAGCTATAAATTGGGCTAAAATACTGTCCATAAAGACTGCCCCGATACCCTGTACTTGTCGTTATCACCTACTTCCCAATATTTTGGAGGCAAATGCTACATATTGGACAAGAAGCACAAGCATGCTAACTTCTAACCTAAATGCGTACCGGGGGTTTAATTCTTGATTATCAGTCAAATGCATTTTTGACAACTCAAAGGTTGTTGAAATTTATAAGGACACGCAATTTGACGAGTCTAATGGTTCTTAAGAAGAGCAATTGCCATTAAGTGTAGATATTCATACAATCCCCGAAAACATACAAAATATGACAATTGGTGAGATTAGTTGGGTGGAAGTTAAGAAAAGCACATCTTTGTAAAGGGGTGCTTAATATTAAAGATTGACAAAACAATTTTCAACAAATAACCCTAGAGTGATTTGGACTACATGGAGGATGGTGTAACGAAATTCTTGGTGTTTTCAACTTTCTGGCACATAACAGCGACAATTACTCATAATCTtatattttaaataaattcTATACTATTCTGCATATTATTTGGTTTGCTTCTCTATCTTTCCCAAGACATAGTAGCAGAGAGTAGAGAGAAGAGCACATGTCtgcttcatttcatttctaatAAGTCGAAATGAAACTTTAAGCTGCACAAGTGACCAAAAATGCTTGAGTAGGCACGTGCCCTCCTCAACCGCAACTTAGGCAATTTTCTTAGTTTTTGGGTTTGGTCGTTTTTCATGTTGTATGCAGACTTGCAGAGGCTGGGTAAttaattttcatttttccaAGTTTTTTTGCGCagtttttgaattttcttttcctgtaCGGTTTTCATACTCCAGGGTGTGAATTGGACCCTTTCCGGTTCATCGTGCTGTTTCAAAGTAATAATCCTATCGTTTCTTTGCCTTCGATGGAATGAAATTGTAATCGCTTGAAcagctcttttttttacagcaattCCTTGAACAGAACCTCATAGGAGCCAAATCTCttgtcctcaaaaaaaaaaaagcgcaTGTTTCGCAAAAACTGTCAAGTGGGTCGCTCCGTAGTTTCAGCCCAGCTTGTAAAGTGTGAAAACAGTACTACAGAGAATGGCGCCGCgcccgtcaaaaaaaaaagaatagcGCCGCGCTGAATTTTGCTGCAGGTTCTTCAGTCAAACCGGCTCTAACCCTGACTTTCTTGCTGCTTCGTTCATCATTTACATAGTGTCGACACCCCGTCTCTGAGATAAGCAATTAAGCACGCACACTTTCTGCACCCTCTCACTCTCACTCTCACTCTCAAACAAACCTACACGGTTGCCATTCCATTCCAAACCCAGTTTGAGGCCAAGCGTGCACGAAAATTACATCGTTCCAACCGGCTAGTAAACAAGCACTACTGTATATATATCCTTGACCCAAAAGTCACGGAGCAAACTACTGTAAATCAATAGTAAAGCGCGTAATTAGGCCCATTTGgcagcgcaaaaaaaaaacccaaaaaacaATCAGGCCCATTTGGCGAGCATGGACATGAGCCCGGCGCCGAGGAGCATGGAGAGGTTGATGCCGAGCTGGAGCTTCCCCCTGCTCTGCACCTTGGGGTTCATGAAGTCCTCGGCGAGGAGGTCGACGAGCGCCATGTAGACGAGGATCCCCGCCGCCACGGAGTTGAGGCCGCCTTCCACCACCAGCGCCGTCGGGCTGTTCTCGTTGTACACCCGCGATATGCCGACGCCCACCGCGATGCCCACCGGCGTCGTCAGGCAGAAGAAGAGGATCATCGTCACGATGGACCTTGCCTTGAACTTGGCCTGCACCCATCATCATCGTCAGTAATAAGCCCAGAGGCACATTTCAGTAAAGAAGTTTCTTTTCTGAGCATCCATgtggttttgctattttagACATGTCCTTACTTGTATCAATGTGCAGTGATCGCCTGCCTTCGTTTCACTTAGAGAAAAATGGACATGTGCTCTGCCTCAACGATTTAGGCATGTAACTACCTTACCATTTAGGCATCCTACTAACCTATTGGAGTTATGTAGTTCCGAAATTGCTTCTGCTATTTTGTGGCAGGCCACCCAAAGTTCCCCTGCCTCAACGATTTATGCATGTGACTACCTTACAATTTAGGCATCCTAAGCTGTTGGAATTATGCAGTTCCGAATCTGCTTGTGCTATTTTATGTCAGGGCACCCAAAGTTCCCTGCTTCAACGATTTAGGACATGTACTTAATTAACTAACTTCAGTTTAGGGACCCTATTGGAGTTATGCTGTTCCAAAAAAACTGATAGtgcttttgttctttcttctccagGCCACCCGAAGTGCCCCTGCTTGTACTTTACATGAATTAATTCTGTCGACATCCATCTCTGATTCTCCAGCCTTTTGCAAGCATGATGTAAGAGCATCATAGTACTCTCTTTTCCCTGGCCTTTTCACTTTTGATGGAGACCATACATGTAAAGTTCTATGCATAAAGACTACATCCTCCCTCTGTTTGATTATATTTATTCTTTGGGAATAGGCAAGCAAGACAGTCATGCAACTTTGAATCTACATATATGCACATCATCGTTCAAACATGGTTTAGACCATCAATATGTAAAGTGGTATTGTAATAAATCGTACGCGCTTACTGAAATGTTCAGGATTTTCTCAATATATACCTGAACGATGCAGCCACCAAGGCCCATGCCCTCGAACATCTGGTGGAAGCTCAGCGCGACCACGAGCGGCTTGATGGTGTCCGGTTCCTGAGACGCGCCGAGAGAGATGCCGATGATCACGGAGTGCACCACGATACCCAGCTCAAGGACCTACAACATTAATTGTCGTTGAAGCAAAAGATTAAAACCACACAAGAATGTATAGGTTCGTCAAAGTACCTACAACATTAATCTGTGGTAAATTAGCCACCGGCCGGTTAAATAGTTGTCACGTTTAAAAAGTTGAGACCAGTACCgagttcagaaaaaaaattaaaaaaaaattgagacaaGTAACTACCAACAAACCTGAGAGATTACGCGATACCGGATGGTGTCCATCTtgtcgtcctcggcgccgcccaCGGCCGCGACGAGCGCCGCGGACCCGTGCGCGTGGCCGTGCGTCGCGTGCGTGTGCACGTGcacgtcttcttccccggcggcggcggcggcctgcttCTCCTCGTCGacaacggcgccgccgcccttcttgGAGTGCGCGCGCGTGAAGTAGCCGGTGGCGAGGGTGTCAACGACGAGCGTGCCGATGGCGCCGACCATGGCGCCGAGCCCGGCGAAGGGGAAGTCCTTCCAGGGCCCGTCGGACGGCAGGCATGGCGAGCCGAGGTTCTCGAAGGCGTCCGGGAGGATGTGGATGAAGCCCGTGGCGAGGATGACCCCCGCCGCGAACGCCTTGACCAGGAAGAACACGTCGCCGTCGGGCCGCAGGCCCGGCACGCGCCGGGCCAGGACGGGGAGCGAGCAGCCCAGCGCGCCGGACACCaggatggagaagaaggccgcgaTCTTCAGCGGCCGCACCCGCGCgcggtccgccgccgccgactccgcCGACCCGcactcgtcctcctccccctcgccGCGCACCGCCGagaccagcagcagcgccgcgatggcggcgccgagAAGAATCGCCGCGCTCGGCTTCATTGCTGCTTGCTAGGCTGCTGCGTGCGATTTTGAACcgtggaagaagaagctctgctagctagctgcactGGACAGATGGATGGAAGAAGACGAAGCTCTGCTCTGCAGCCAGGCTAGGGCTTCGATCTCGGTCCTATATATAAACCTCGGCAATTTTGTAATTCGTCAACGGCGAGCCGATGACGACATGGATGAGTATATACCGCGCCATGTATTACAGGACAGGCGATTTGCCGTTGGATTTTCCAACGGTGACGACATGCTCGAGTACGATTTTCTTGATTTACTGCCGGAGTTTGGGGGgatttctttatttctttatttattgCCGGAGTTTGGGGGGGAAGTTACCCAGGATGACGACACACTATGGTCAGACGAGGCGGTAATTTTGCTCGCATTTAAGCGTTCCTAAATTAAGCGACAGATGTAGAGGCGCTCCGAAAATATGGTCGTATTTTCGAGACCTTCCTTTTCTGAAACTCAATATATAGAAGCATACTTTCAAAACTGATCGAACGGAACACGCTTTCGGTTCGACCGTTCAACCACTGTTTCATCCGTCTGGTTGCAAGtgtatactactccctccgtaggGTATACAAGAACACGTTATGCTATTTCTGTTCTTTTAGAGAACTATATCTATTTCTGGTGATATTCCATCCTTTTTGGAAATTAGTTCATACTAGAAATAGGACCTTCTTCAACAATGTTGCAATGCGAAAAATGGCGAGTATACCGAAAACCACTAAGTATAGCCCGTGATGGTTAACTTAGCTATTTCTTATGAGATCATCAAGTCTAAGGTACGTAATGTTGTGCAAATATGATTGAACACAACTACTACTTGCaaacaatttcaaaaataaGATTTGTCGCCCATATAGCTAGATGTCTGGACGATAGAATCTCCAAGTGAATAATATATATGTCCTTGATCTTCAATTAATTGA
This is a stretch of genomic DNA from Brachypodium distachyon strain Bd21 chromosome 1, Brachypodium_distachyon_v3.0, whole genome shotgun sequence. It encodes these proteins:
- the LOC100822053 gene encoding PHD finger protein ALFIN-LIKE 2; this encodes MEMAPAPVSPTPRTVDDIYKDFSNRRTALVRALTVDVDDFYGFCDPEKENLCLYGYPNGSWEVALPAEEVPPEMPEPALGINFARDGMNRRDWLSLVAVHADSWLLAVAFFFGARLNANDRKRLFSMINDQSTVLESLSERKHGRDNKSGGDNSGKSRHSAKRANNDVQTKNPRPVAVDVAYEDDDEHSETLCGTCSGRYNASEFWIGCDICERWFHGKCVRITPAKAEHIKHYKCPDCSSKKSRQ
- the LOC100832406 gene encoding cadmium/zinc-transporting ATPase HMA3; translation: MSGGELRRGALEESLLLTGRTQWDKTYLDVLGVCCSAEVALVERLLSPLAGVRTVSVVVPSRTVVVQHDPAAVSQSHIVKVLNGAGLEASVRAYGSSGIISRWPSPYILASGVLLLASSLSWLLPDPLHHLQWLALAAAFVGAPPMLLRGFAAASRLTLDINVLMLIAVAGAAALGDYTEAGAIVFLFTTAEWLETLACTKASAGMSSLMSMIPPKAVLAETGQVVNVSDIGVGAVVAVRAGEVVPVDGVVVDGQSEVDERSLTGESYPVPKQPQSEVWAGTLNLDGYIAVRTSALAENSTVARMEKLVEEAQNSRSKTQRLIDSCAKYYTPAVVVMGAGVALPPLLLGAGDPERWFRLSLVLLVSACPCALVLSTPVATFCALLTAARMGVLIKGGDVLESLGEITAVAFDKTGTITRGEFSIAAFHVVADKVQITHLLYWVSSIESKSSHPMAAALVEYARSKSIQPKPENVAEFRVIPGEGVYGEIHGRHIYIGNKRAALARGSCHTVPEKKDGDLKGVSVGYVICDGDLVGAFSLSDDCRTGAAEAIQELTAMGIKSVMLTGDSAEAAAHAQEQLGGALEELHWDLFPEDKVRLVAALKARAGPTMMVGDGMNDAPALAMADVGVSMGVSGSAAAMETSHATLMSSDVLRVPEAVRLGRRARRTIAVNLVASVGIKAAVLVLAVAWTPALWAAVLADVGTCLLVVLNSMRLLGEGNRGGGGKKKKEEACRATARSLEMRRAQLLLNADDASNAASTTVVVERPGGGGGREKCHCCHRENESPESSVAIDIIRVDERPEEVRKIAACAPAKGGADA
- the LOC100822361 gene encoding zinc transporter 8, which encodes MKPSAAILLGAAIAALLLVSAVRGEGEEDECGSAESAAADRARVRPLKIAAFFSILVSGALGCSLPVLARRVPGLRPDGDVFFLVKAFAAGVILATGFIHILPDAFENLGSPCLPSDGPWKDFPFAGLGAMVGAIGTLVVDTLATGYFTRAHSKKGGGAVVDEEKQAAAAAGEEDVHVHTHATHGHAHGSAALVAAVGGAEDDKMDTIRYRVISQVLELGIVVHSVIIGISLGASQEPDTIKPLVVALSFHQMFEGMGLGGCIVQAKFKARSIVTMILFFCLTTPVGIAVGVGISRVYNENSPTALVVEGGLNSVAAGILVYMALVDLLAEDFMNPKVQSRGKLQLGINLSMLLGAGLMSMLAKWA